CGACCGAAGCCGAATACCAAAAAGGCGTGGACGCCTTGCACAATTACATGTCACGCCTTCAAAAGTGGGGCGGCAAGGTCAAACGCGCGCAATTTTATTCGCGTGCAGACAACCTGTGGCAATATACCGAGCTGGTAATCAAACGCCTGGGCAACCTTTCGACAAGACTCAGCGCCAGTACTGGCGGCGCCGAAATCAATCCGGCGCTGGCAGTGGTCGATCCCGACGTCGACGTCAATATCCGCAACGCGAAAGCCACGGCCCTGCCGCAGACTCCGTGGCTGCAAATCGACGACGTGTTTTATGAAGCGCGCGGCGCCAGCTGGGCGCTGCTGCACATTTTAAAAGCGGTCAAGTACGATTTTCACGACATCCTGCTCGACAAGCGCGCGATGAACACGGTCGACATCATGATCAAATCGCTCGAAAACGCGATGGCGCCGATCCTGAGCCCGATGATTCTGAACGGCAGCGGCTACGGCCTGTTCGCGAACTACTCTTTAACGATGGCGACCTACATCGCCCGCGCAAACGCATCCGCCCTGGACTTGCGCGACATTATGAACCGAGGTTAAAAAACGAATGGATGAGCAAATCAACTACAACCTGACCAATATCGACACCTGGAAAAGAATTTTCTTCATGCTGATTTTTGCCGCGATCGGCGGCTTGGTCAGGATGCTGCTGTGGGCGGTCATTCTACTGCAGGTTGCCTCGACCCTGCTGACCGGCAAGGCGAACAAAAATATTCTGAATCTCGGGCGCAGCCTGTCGGTATATACTTATCACATCCTGCTGTTCATGACTTTCAATACCGAAGCCCTGCCTTTTCCCTTTTCGGACTGGAACCAGACGGCCGAATTGAAGATGCCGGAAAAATAATTTCTACGCGTTGCTCGGGATGGAATGATCGGCTTCTTTCATCATCCCTCCGCTTCCTCCGCCGAGAAAAACACGATCAAATCTCTTCCCGATCCTCTCCGAACGCCTCGTCTTCATCGGCCGCCGATTCATCTGCTGCAGCCGGAAGCCCGTCGTCTTGCAACAGATCTTTGATGTAGCGGTATAACAGCCGTGACGATTTGGGCGGCTTCGCAGCGGTGATTTCCTTCTGCGCATTGCGGATCAGCTGCCGCAATTGCTGACTGTCGGCTT
The genomic region above belongs to Methylomicrobium agile and contains:
- a CDS encoding DUF2333 family protein; its protein translation is MAANEFEDTKSRGVLWGFGVLLLATLVIILILGAWWGSEPDQFNVQEEAMERAKITNTTDIPLGYTYTNTLAHIAEVLLHKSGGYITNDVAPPGLFLDNISNFEYGALVMLRDATSALRNHFARDQSQSDEDPDLKIAEPYFYYENDSWALPSTEAEYQKGVDALHNYMSRLQKWGGKVKRAQFYSRADNLWQYTELVIKRLGNLSTRLSASTGGAEINPALAVVDPDVDVNIRNAKATALPQTPWLQIDDVFYEARGASWALLHILKAVKYDFHDILLDKRAMNTVDIMIKSLENAMAPILSPMILNGSGYGLFANYSLTMATYIARANASALDLRDIMNRG
- a CDS encoding DUF4389 domain-containing protein — protein: MDEQINYNLTNIDTWKRIFFMLIFAAIGGLVRMLLWAVILLQVASTLLTGKANKNILNLGRSLSVYTYHILLFMTFNTEALPFPFSDWNQTAELKMPEK